CGAGGAGCGCAACCGCATCCTCGATCTTTTCCGTAACTGACGGCGAAGACGAAGAATCAGGCGGCCGCGAATGCCAGCGGCTGACCTGCCTGCAGGGTCGCCTCGCGCGACAGGTTGCCGAAGAATTCCTCCCCGGTCTTGGTATCGACCCAGACTTGGCCGTCATGGCGATAGTGGTAGCCGCCGGAGCGCGCGGCAAGCCAGATTTCCTGCAGGGGCTTTTGCAGATTCACGATCAACTGGCTGCCGTTGGGGAACGAAATCGTGATCATCCCGCCCACCCTCTGGTTGTCTATGTCGGCGTCGGTTGCCTCGTTGATACGGTCGCAGCCTTGCTCGATGGCGGCGAGCGCGGCTTCGGCGCGGTCCATGTACTCGGTGTCGGTCATTACAATTTCGCTATGTTGAACGTTCGCCAAATTCTAGTGAGCACCCGCGCCCGCGCTGCGCTCATGGTCTGCCTCGTCGCAGGCGCTGCCGGTCTGGTTGCTTGCGGACAGCGCGGTGCGCTGTACCTGCCGACCGATCCTGCCGCCGCCGGACGAGCCACGTTGCCGCAGT
This is a stretch of genomic DNA from Variovorax paradoxus. It encodes these proteins:
- the cyaY gene encoding iron donor protein CyaY produces the protein MTDTEYMDRAEAALAAIEQGCDRINEATDADIDNQRVGGMITISFPNGSQLIVNLQKPLQEIWLAARSGGYHYRHDGQVWVDTKTGEEFFGNLSREATLQAGQPLAFAAA
- the lptM gene encoding LPS translocon maturation chaperone LptM, whose protein sequence is MSTRARAALMVCLVAGAAGLVACGQRGALYLPTDPAAAGRATLPQLMTPESLRSSSSSEAAPAPAAAASAPAAAASAPASSNSTEPRK